Proteins found in one Candidatus Methylomirabilis lanthanidiphila genomic segment:
- a CDS encoding transaldolase, producing the protein MTAMENRLRALQVFGQSVWLDYIRRNLITSGELRRLINEDGLRGVTSNPAIFEKAVSGSSDYKEMLASPEARTLDAKTLYEQLAIRDIQDAADALYPVYEETARHDGYVSLEVSPFLAHDTTATLDEARRLWQAVGRPNLMIKVPATPEGLPAIRQLIGEGININVTLLFAQEVYEQVAEAYIAGLEACVARGGDPTRVASVASFFISRIDTAIDTLLAARLQSTTNAREQSVLRGLAGKVAIANAKLAYQRYQELFGGRRWQVLAGQGAHTQRLLWASTSVKNPNFRDVAYVEELIGPDTVNTIPPATFEAFRDHGRPRASLAEDVDSACDTMDMLAEIGISMKDVTDRLLAEGVQLFSDAFEKLLRAVEKQSKGAGAGKINRLTYTLPEPLTAAVNGSLAEWRAQDKVGRLWSRDASLWTGKDEAEWLGWLGITHDQLAHIERLASMTEAVKGAGFSHVLLLGMGGSSLCPEVMKRTFGTISGHPELHVLDSTDPAQVKAFENTVDLTHTLFIVSSKSGSTLEPNIFKQYFFDRVSRLIGPKEAGRHFIAITDPGSIMQQVAERDGFRRVFFGWANIGGRYSALSDFGLVPAAIMGVDIAKLLDRTEEMVCACMPSVPVEDNPGVVLGAVLGTAANAFGRDKVTIIASPGIAGLGAWLEQLLAESTGKDGKGLIPIDREALSWPDVYGSDRIFVYLRLLSAPDAVQDASVDALEHAGHPVVRIGVDDPYDLGEEFFRWEVATAVAGAILGIHPFDQPDVEASKTATRKLTAEYEKTGALPAETPIFTEAGITLFTDEKNTAALRKMTNGNHTLAGYMKAHLNRLGAGDYFALLAYIEMNRAHERTLQTMRHNVRDAKRIATCLEFGPRFLHSTGQLYKGGPNTGVFLQITCDDAVDLPVPGHRYTFGMVKAAQARGDFQVLLERDRRVLRAHLGPDVGGGLATLQQAMAAALAA; encoded by the coding sequence ATGACAGCAATGGAGAATCGGTTGCGCGCCTTGCAGGTGTTCGGCCAGTCGGTATGGCTTGATTATATCCGCCGCAACCTGATCACCAGCGGCGAGTTGCGCCGTCTGATCAACGAAGACGGGTTGCGGGGCGTGACCTCCAATCCGGCCATCTTTGAAAAAGCCGTCTCAGGAAGTTCCGATTACAAGGAGATGCTCGCGTCCCCAGAAGCGCGGACGCTGGACGCAAAGACGCTGTATGAACAACTTGCGATCCGCGATATTCAAGACGCTGCCGATGCGCTATACCCCGTATACGAGGAGACTGCGAGGCATGATGGGTACGTGAGCCTGGAGGTCTCGCCGTTCCTTGCGCACGATACGACGGCTACGCTGGACGAAGCCAGGCGATTATGGCAAGCGGTGGGACGCCCTAACCTGATGATCAAAGTCCCGGCTACTCCAGAGGGACTTCCCGCCATCCGGCAACTCATCGGCGAGGGCATTAATATCAATGTGACGCTGCTCTTTGCGCAGGAAGTGTACGAACAGGTGGCGGAAGCGTACATTGCGGGGCTGGAGGCATGTGTCGCCCGCGGCGGTGACCCGACGCGGGTAGCCAGCGTGGCCAGTTTCTTCATCAGCCGCATTGATACTGCAATTGATACGCTCCTTGCGGCACGGTTACAGTCGACAACGAATGCAAGGGAGCAGAGCGTACTGCGCGGTCTGGCCGGCAAGGTGGCGATTGCGAACGCCAAGCTCGCCTACCAGCGGTACCAGGAACTCTTCGGCGGCCGGCGCTGGCAGGTGTTGGCCGGACAGGGAGCGCACACACAGCGCCTGCTCTGGGCCAGTACGAGCGTAAAGAATCCCAATTTCCGCGATGTCGCCTACGTGGAGGAACTGATCGGGCCCGATACCGTGAACACGATTCCTCCCGCGACCTTCGAAGCGTTTCGTGACCACGGGAGGCCGCGCGCCAGCCTCGCGGAAGATGTCGATTCCGCCTGCGACACAATGGATATGCTGGCGGAAATCGGGATCTCCATGAAAGACGTGACCGACAGGTTGCTCGCTGAGGGAGTGCAACTCTTCTCGGATGCTTTCGAAAAGCTGCTGAGGGCTGTGGAGAAGCAAAGTAAGGGAGCAGGGGCGGGAAAAATCAATCGTCTGACCTACACACTGCCCGAGCCCCTGACCGCAGCGGTGAACGGTTCGTTGGCGGAGTGGCGCGCACAGGATAAGGTCGGACGACTCTGGAGCCGAGATGCGTCGCTATGGACCGGCAAGGATGAAGCGGAGTGGCTCGGCTGGCTCGGGATCACACACGACCAGTTAGCCCATATCGAGCGTCTGGCCAGCATGACAGAAGCGGTCAAGGGCGCCGGCTTTTCTCATGTTCTCCTGCTGGGCATGGGGGGGTCGAGTCTCTGCCCTGAAGTGATGAAAAGGACCTTCGGTACAATCAGCGGGCATCCCGAACTGCACGTGCTCGATTCGACCGACCCGGCTCAGGTAAAGGCGTTCGAGAACACAGTCGATCTGACGCACACCCTCTTCATCGTTTCCAGTAAATCGGGTTCCACCCTCGAACCGAACATTTTCAAACAGTATTTCTTCGACCGTGTCAGCCGGCTCATCGGTCCGAAAGAGGCCGGCCGCCATTTCATTGCGATTACCGACCCCGGCTCAATAATGCAGCAGGTGGCCGAACGCGACGGTTTTCGGCGCGTCTTCTTCGGATGGGCGAATATCGGCGGGCGCTACTCGGCGCTCTCCGATTTCGGACTGGTTCCGGCGGCCATCATGGGAGTGGATATCGCGAAGTTGTTGGATCGGACAGAGGAGATGGTCTGTGCCTGTATGCCGTCGGTGCCGGTAGAAGACAATCCGGGTGTCGTGCTCGGCGCCGTCCTCGGCACCGCCGCGAACGCATTCGGCCGCGACAAGGTGACGATCATTGCGTCGCCGGGCATTGCCGGTCTTGGCGCCTGGTTGGAGCAGTTACTAGCGGAGTCCACAGGGAAAGACGGCAAGGGGTTGATTCCGATTGATCGCGAAGCGCTCAGCTGGCCGGATGTGTATGGCTCTGACCGCATATTCGTCTATCTAAGATTGTTGTCGGCGCCGGATGCGGTACAGGATGCCTCCGTTGACGCGCTGGAACACGCCGGCCACCCCGTCGTGCGCATCGGGGTGGACGATCCTTATGACCTGGGTGAGGAGTTCTTTCGCTGGGAGGTCGCAACCGCGGTGGCCGGTGCGATCCTCGGCATTCACCCCTTTGATCAGCCGGATGTGGAAGCGAGTAAGACGGCGACTCGGAAGTTGACCGCCGAGTACGAAAAAACCGGGGCGTTGCCCGCGGAGACGCCGATTTTCACAGAAGCAGGGATCACGCTGTTCACGGATGAGAAGAATACGGCTGCATTGAGGAAGATGACGAACGGCAATCACACGCTGGCGGGTTATATGAAGGCGCATCTGAACCGGCTCGGCGCCGGCGACTATTTTGCGCTTCTCGCGTATATAGAGATGAACAGGGCGCATGAGCGGACGTTGCAGACGATGCGCCACAATGTTCGTGATGCCAAGCGCATCGCCACCTGCCTGGAATTCGGACCGCGCTTCCTGCACTCAACGGGCCAGCTCTACAAGGGTGGGCCAAATACGGGGGTATTTCTGCAGATCACGTGCGATGATGCCGTCGATCTGCCCGTGCCGGGGCACCGATACACCTTCGGCATGGTCAAGGCGGCCCAAGCCCGGGGGGATTTCCAGGTGTTGCTGGAGCGCGACCGCCGCGTGTTGCGCGCTCACCTGGGTCCGGATGTCGGCGGCGGCCTGGCGACGCTGCAACAAGCCATGGCGGCGGCGTTGGCGGCATAG
- a CDS encoding outer membrane efflux protein: MDKFAMKISKRSVLLALFVCSMSTPLPAGAQVKEIPRTLSLADALQIAAQRNPGLLTETTNRQIARGDATTAALLPNPELLLRSEGFRGGSFIDRQELFFEVSQEIPTAGKRSQQIAVAGAHLRATEADVDNTARLLRFVVKQTYYQIVLAKTDLAVARGLLADFDRTIRAKEEQFQLGEISGAELRRVQVERFRVFDDVVAGELNLKQARAALLALLGYADSTAEFDVTEELLKGGPIGGMESLHAEAMETRPDLNAQRQRAVRAREQKALERARRFPNLFPFVGYKRNFSEDSVLFGVAAPLPLFNRNQGGIVRAQAEEERESFQSRRLETQALLEVDQAFNRFESERRRLEGLETEYLPKARESREIAEAAHKLGAIDLTAFLDAQRTFREVQRLYNRSLYELSIARFQVEAAVGR; the protein is encoded by the coding sequence ATGGATAAATTCGCGATGAAAATCTCGAAGCGTTCCGTGCTGCTCGCTCTGTTCGTATGTTCGATGAGTACACCACTTCCCGCCGGCGCCCAAGTTAAAGAGATCCCGCGAACGCTTTCGCTGGCCGACGCCCTACAGATCGCGGCACAGCGCAACCCCGGGTTGTTGACGGAGACAACAAACAGACAGATCGCGCGCGGAGATGCGACGACCGCCGCATTGCTTCCCAACCCGGAGCTGCTGCTCAGGTCGGAAGGGTTTCGTGGAGGATCGTTCATCGATCGGCAGGAGCTCTTCTTTGAGGTCAGCCAGGAGATACCGACGGCCGGCAAGCGCTCCCAGCAGATCGCCGTGGCGGGCGCACACCTTCGCGCGACCGAGGCCGACGTCGACAATACGGCCCGTCTGCTCCGATTTGTGGTCAAGCAGACCTATTATCAGATCGTGCTGGCCAAAACCGACCTTGCCGTCGCCCGCGGCCTGCTGGCCGACTTTGACCGAACCATCCGCGCCAAGGAGGAGCAGTTCCAACTCGGCGAGATCTCCGGCGCAGAACTGAGACGGGTTCAGGTGGAGCGTTTCAGGGTGTTTGACGACGTCGTCGCCGGAGAGTTGAACCTCAAGCAGGCCAGGGCCGCCCTCCTGGCGCTGCTCGGCTATGCCGACTCGACAGCCGAATTCGACGTCACCGAAGAACTGCTGAAGGGCGGACCGATCGGCGGCATGGAGTCGCTGCATGCCGAAGCCATGGAAACCCGCCCCGACCTCAACGCTCAGCGCCAACGGGCCGTCCGGGCTCGCGAACAGAAGGCGCTGGAGCGGGCACGGCGTTTTCCGAACCTGTTCCCCTTCGTGGGGTATAAGCGAAACTTCAGCGAAGACAGCGTCTTATTCGGCGTTGCGGCTCCCCTGCCCCTTTTCAATCGCAACCAGGGGGGCATCGTTCGGGCTCAGGCAGAAGAGGAGCGCGAATCGTTCCAGTCCAGGCGTCTGGAGACCCAGGCGCTCCTGGAGGTCGATCAGGCGTTCAACAGGTTTGAGAGCGAGCGCCGACGCCTCGAGGGGCTGGAAACCGAATACCTGCCGAAGGCCCGCGAATCGCGGGAGATCGCCGAGGCTGCGCATAAGCTGGGAGCCATCGATCTGACGGCGTTTCTGGACGCACAGCGGACCTTTCGGGAGGTCCAGCGGCTCTACAACCGCTCCCTGTATGAACTGAGTATTGCCAGATTTCAAGTCGAGGCGGCCGTCGGCCGATAG
- a CDS encoding PTS cellobiose transporter subunit IIB, whose product MMIMAAVLTLAACSRAPEQKPAEPASKPEPDKVTISAEAQAKLGFATSRPQRVTPVRVIEATAAIAPDPARVAHIAPLAKGRLERVHVQVGDSVNQGAPLFEYDNIELGEAIGDYRSELAELRKDRAHLEHAQRTLERGRLLLEKEAIAAKELHIREAEYGAAEATVDNRNARIARIKEKLIRFGMTNEQMEGLASRQEGALPRETSHTVVRAPIAGIVVELEGAPGEVVGSEKTLLSIADLSRVWTLVDIYEKDLAHVRRGAPVEISLEAYPGEIFYGAIGYVSDLLDPQTRTAKARVEIPNPQRKLKFGMFATVRLQIQVTGGTVKVTAIPSSAIQQIDGEPSVFVKLDTVTFARRQVKLGFTSGDLVEVAEGLRGDEELVTTGSFSLKSEFLKEQLNQGQGG is encoded by the coding sequence ATGATGATAATGGCAGCAGTCTTAACGCTGGCGGCCTGCAGCCGCGCCCCGGAGCAAAAACCGGCTGAGCCTGCGAGTAAGCCTGAACCGGACAAGGTCACGATTTCGGCCGAGGCTCAGGCCAAGTTAGGCTTTGCCACCTCCCGGCCTCAACGCGTCACGCCCGTGCGAGTCATTGAGGCCACAGCCGCGATCGCCCCGGACCCGGCCCGCGTCGCCCACATCGCCCCCCTGGCCAAAGGGCGGCTGGAGCGCGTTCATGTGCAGGTCGGGGATTCGGTGAATCAGGGTGCCCCGCTCTTTGAGTACGACAATATCGAGCTGGGGGAGGCGATCGGAGACTACCGAAGTGAGCTGGCTGAACTGCGGAAGGATCGCGCGCACCTGGAGCATGCGCAGCGAACATTGGAGCGAGGTCGGCTGTTGCTTGAAAAGGAGGCCATCGCCGCAAAAGAACTTCATATCAGGGAGGCTGAGTACGGGGCCGCCGAGGCGACAGTCGACAATCGGAATGCCAGGATCGCCAGGATCAAGGAGAAGCTCATTCGCTTCGGAATGACGAACGAGCAGATGGAGGGCCTCGCGTCCAGACAAGAGGGCGCTCTTCCCCGTGAAACCTCGCATACGGTTGTCAGAGCGCCGATCGCCGGCATCGTCGTCGAGCTCGAAGGGGCGCCGGGCGAGGTGGTCGGCTCCGAGAAAACACTCCTGTCGATCGCTGATCTCTCCCGCGTGTGGACGCTGGTAGACATCTACGAGAAGGATCTGGCCCATGTCCGTCGAGGCGCGCCTGTCGAAATCAGTCTGGAGGCGTATCCGGGTGAAATCTTCTATGGCGCCATCGGCTATGTCAGCGATCTGCTCGATCCCCAGACCCGGACGGCGAAGGCGCGAGTGGAGATCCCCAACCCTCAACGAAAATTGAAGTTCGGGATGTTCGCAACTGTCAGGCTTCAGATCCAGGTCACCGGTGGGACTGTCAAGGTAACGGCGATTCCTTCATCGGCCATTCAGCAAATCGATGGGGAACCGTCTGTGTTCGTCAAGCTTGACACCGTGACCTTTGCGCGGCGGCAGGTGAAGCTCGGATTCACATCAGGGGACCTCGTTGAGGTCGCCGAAGGTCTCAGGGGGGATGAAGAACTCGTCACCACGGGAAGCTTCTCGCTGAAATCTGAGTTCCTCAAGGAACAACTCAACCAGGGACAGGGGGGATAA
- a CDS encoding cation transporter, with product MLQRIFELSLENRFLVLILTGLLVLGGIMALRDLPIDAVPDITTVQVQILTKTAPIGPVEVERYVTFPIEAAMSGLPDLQELRSVSRFGLSAVTLVFRDHVNVYFARQLVAERMAAAKEQIPAGFGTPELAPVSTGLGEVYQFVVKGEGFTPMQLREILDWQIAYRLRGVPGVVEVSQWGGYAKQYHVVVDQRKLVSYRIPIGRVFEELERNNAIAGGGYIEHNGEAYVIRGEGLVENQEDLSRIMVSAGSGGTPITMAQLGHVKIDAMPRIGAATQDGAGETVVAMALMLQGGNGRIVAERIKEEVERMKPSLPPGVSIEPYYDRSDLVNKVIRTVTTNLIEGALLVIAVLLLLLGNLRGGLIVASAIPLSMLVAFTGMVQTGISGNLMSLGAIDFGLVVDGAVVMIENIVRHLAEERGVRREERPLIILRAGREVLRPIFFAVSIIVIVYLPILTLQGVEGKMFKPMAFTVIFALIGSLILSFTLMPVLASLFLRGPIAEGDSWLLRRAKALYLPRLAWCVHRPKMTALVAASAFALSLMFVPFLGGEFIPQLDEGDTVIQSWRLPSTALEQSIKDSLEIERTLLRFPEVRQVVSRIGSPEVATDVMGMDMSDIFIALRPQNEWKTAGTKNQLIDKFAAALSSEVPGVGMSFTQPIEMRFNELIAGIKSDVGLKIFGDDLKVLKEKGDQAAHILRQIGGGQDIRVEQVIGLPVLRIQVDRRRIARYGINAADVLAAVEAAGAGRVVGTVFEGQRRFPLVVRAVGSGRTDLPSFQDLPVAAPNGALIPLAQLASVSIEEGPAQVSREDISRRIVVEANVRGRDLGSFVREAQDRIAKELILPPGYHVKWGGQFENLARATSRLAIVVPLSLCLIFVLLYSTFNAVRPALLIFLNVPLAVTGGVLALAVRGLPFSISAGVGFIALFGVAVLNGVVLLSYILHLREEGYSASDAAFKAAEIRLRPVLMTALVAGLGFVPMALSHGVGAEVQRPLATVVIGGLVTSTLLTLFVLPSLYHWFEREPADAA from the coding sequence ATGCTCCAGCGCATTTTTGAGCTTTCTCTGGAGAATCGATTTCTTGTCCTGATCCTGACCGGTCTCCTCGTCCTCGGGGGAATCATGGCCTTGCGAGACCTGCCGATCGATGCCGTCCCTGACATCACAACCGTTCAGGTCCAGATCCTCACGAAGACGGCTCCAATAGGCCCGGTGGAGGTGGAGCGGTATGTGACCTTCCCGATAGAAGCCGCCATGAGCGGTCTGCCGGACCTGCAGGAGCTTCGCTCGGTGAGTCGATTCGGTCTGTCAGCCGTCACACTGGTTTTCAGGGACCACGTCAACGTCTACTTTGCTCGGCAACTGGTGGCCGAACGGATGGCTGCCGCCAAAGAACAGATTCCCGCAGGCTTCGGAACGCCAGAACTCGCGCCGGTCTCCACCGGGCTGGGCGAGGTATACCAGTTCGTCGTGAAGGGCGAAGGCTTTACGCCGATGCAGCTCCGCGAGATTCTCGATTGGCAAATCGCGTACAGGCTGCGTGGCGTCCCGGGAGTCGTCGAGGTTTCGCAATGGGGCGGGTACGCGAAACAATACCATGTCGTCGTAGACCAGAGAAAACTCGTCTCGTATCGGATTCCTATCGGCCGTGTCTTTGAGGAACTTGAAAGGAATAACGCCATCGCCGGCGGCGGCTATATCGAACACAACGGCGAGGCCTATGTGATTCGAGGCGAGGGGCTGGTCGAAAACCAGGAGGATCTGTCCCGTATTATGGTAAGCGCCGGGTCAGGCGGTACGCCGATTACCATGGCTCAACTCGGTCATGTCAAGATCGATGCCATGCCTCGGATCGGCGCGGCGACACAAGATGGCGCAGGTGAGACCGTCGTCGCTATGGCCCTAATGCTCCAGGGCGGCAACGGCCGCATCGTGGCTGAACGGATCAAAGAAGAGGTGGAGCGGATGAAACCAAGCCTGCCGCCAGGGGTCTCCATCGAGCCATACTATGACAGATCGGACCTCGTGAATAAGGTCATCCGGACGGTCACCACCAATCTGATCGAAGGGGCGTTGCTGGTCATTGCGGTATTGCTTCTGCTTCTCGGCAACCTCCGAGGCGGCCTGATCGTCGCGTCGGCGATTCCTCTCTCTATGCTGGTGGCCTTCACGGGAATGGTCCAGACCGGGATCTCCGGGAATCTCATGAGCCTGGGCGCCATCGATTTCGGACTGGTCGTAGACGGCGCGGTGGTGATGATTGAAAACATCGTCCGACATCTGGCGGAAGAACGAGGGGTGCGGCGAGAGGAACGCCCGCTCATCATCCTCCGAGCCGGTCGCGAGGTCCTGCGACCGATCTTCTTCGCCGTCAGCATTATTGTGATCGTCTACCTGCCGATTCTTACGTTACAGGGCGTCGAGGGGAAGATGTTTAAGCCGATGGCGTTTACGGTCATCTTCGCCCTCATCGGATCGCTGATCCTCTCTTTTACCCTGATGCCGGTTTTGGCTTCGCTGTTTCTGCGAGGGCCGATTGCTGAGGGCGATTCGTGGCTTCTCCGCCGCGCGAAGGCCCTGTACCTGCCGCGGTTGGCCTGGTGTGTTCACCGCCCGAAAATGACGGCCCTCGTCGCGGCATCGGCCTTTGCCTTGAGCCTCATGTTTGTGCCGTTCCTCGGCGGAGAGTTTATCCCGCAACTCGATGAGGGCGACACTGTTATTCAGTCCTGGCGTCTGCCGAGCACCGCATTGGAACAGTCGATCAAGGACTCTCTCGAGATTGAACGCACCCTTCTTCGTTTTCCCGAGGTGCGGCAGGTCGTCTCGAGGATCGGATCTCCCGAGGTCGCCACCGACGTTATGGGAATGGACATGTCCGATATCTTCATCGCCCTGCGACCGCAAAACGAGTGGAAGACTGCCGGAACAAAAAACCAGTTGATCGATAAATTTGCCGCTGCCCTCTCGTCCGAGGTTCCAGGCGTAGGAATGAGTTTTACCCAGCCGATCGAGATGCGTTTTAACGAATTGATCGCCGGCATCAAATCCGATGTCGGGCTCAAGATTTTCGGGGACGATCTGAAGGTCCTCAAGGAAAAGGGGGACCAGGCCGCCCACATCCTACGACAGATCGGCGGCGGCCAGGATATCCGAGTCGAGCAGGTGATCGGCCTCCCTGTCCTGCGGATTCAGGTGGACCGAAGGCGGATCGCCAGATACGGGATCAACGCGGCCGATGTCCTGGCCGCTGTGGAGGCTGCCGGCGCCGGGAGGGTGGTAGGAACGGTCTTTGAAGGGCAGCGACGGTTTCCCCTGGTCGTTCGAGCGGTCGGCAGCGGCCGCACCGATCTTCCTTCCTTTCAGGACTTGCCGGTGGCGGCACCGAACGGCGCCCTCATCCCCTTGGCCCAACTGGCCTCCGTCAGCATCGAGGAGGGTCCGGCCCAGGTGAGCCGGGAAGATATCAGCCGACGGATCGTCGTGGAGGCCAATGTGAGGGGCCGCGACTTAGGGTCGTTTGTGCGCGAGGCGCAGGATCGTATCGCCAAAGAGCTCATATTGCCGCCGGGCTATCATGTCAAGTGGGGCGGACAGTTTGAAAACCTGGCGCGGGCAACGAGTCGCCTCGCCATCGTGGTTCCCCTCTCGCTATGTCTGATCTTTGTGCTGCTGTATTCCACCTTCAATGCGGTCCGACCTGCGCTGCTGATCTTTCTGAATGTCCCGCTGGCGGTGACCGGCGGGGTTCTCGCGTTGGCTGTGCGCGGATTACCGTTCAGCATCTCAGCCGGGGTCGGCTTCATCGCCCTGTTCGGCGTAGCCGTTCTGAACGGCGTGGTCCTGCTGAGTTACATCCTCCACCTGCGCGAGGAGGGGTACTCGGCGAGCGACGCGGCATTCAAGGCCGCTGAGATCCGCCTGCGACCGGTCTTAATGACGGCCCTTGTCGCCGGCCTCGGGTTCGTCCCGATGGCGCTGTCCCATGGCGTCGGCGCCGAGGTCCAGCGTCCGCTGGCTACGGTCGTCATCGGCGGCCTCGTCACCTCTACACTGCTGACACTCTTCGTACTCCCAAGCCTTTATCACTGGTTTGAACGCGAACCTGCAGACGCCGCCTGA